The sequence GCGATGGAAGCGTCGATGAAACAATTAAAGTTTCAATTCTGTAGAACAGCTGAAAAAGCCTGGCCAGTCAGCTACTAGCGGTCGGGTGCAACGACTTGTTCTGCTTGTTATTATTTCTTCCACTCAGCCTTTAAACCCTTATAAACAGCTAATCTTTTGCGGAACCAAACCCCTGATAAAACCACTCCGATTGGGGCAATTATGATGGCCATGGGTAATAAACCAGTATTTTGTTTAGCTAAGTTTTTAGCAGCAGAGTGTCGACCAGTAGTTCTCACCCCTCGTTCGGCATCATTTTTGGCTGCCCATAATATACAAGGGAGAGCAATAGAGAAAACAATACCCAACATAGGAGCTTTAAGTCTCAGTTTCGCGGCGGCAACATGCTCATCTGTAACCACAGGCACCTGATTCCCAGAAGCAGTAACAGTAGTCGCAGCTTGTAAATTTGGAGACAAAGAAGCCTGTTGTAGAGCGGTTGCTTGTATCCATTCGCTTCCTCCAACGATACAAATCATCTCTTGTGCTTGTATTTGTCCTGACTGTAACATTTGGAGTATTTGAGATTCAGGGTAAGGTCCGTAATTCTGGTTATCGCGGTGTAAGTAG comes from Oceaniferula marina and encodes:
- a CDS encoding DUF4339 domain-containing protein, which produces MNNYYLHRDNQNYGPYPESQILQMLQSGQIQAQEMICIVGGSEWIQATALQQASLSPNLQAATTVTASGNQVPVVTDEHVAAAKLRLKAPMLGIVFSIALPCILWAAKNDAERGVRTTGRHSAAKNLAKQNTGLLPMAIIIAPIGVVLSGVWFRKRLAVYKGLKAEWKK